A single Altererythrobacter sp. BO-6 DNA region contains:
- a CDS encoding phosphoribosylanthranilate isomerase, whose protein sequence is MPTQIKICGLSTTETVEAAIAAGATHIGLNLYEPSPRYVPIERAAELRELARGRIITVLLLANADPEYTARAIAGVKPDVVQFHGGETPEWVGLVREKAGVEVWKALGMKDAGTLERSAKFIGKVDRLLFDAPAKAMPGGTGETFMWELLQGHVHRVDWALAGGLTPDNVAEAIRQTGAPLVDTASGVETAPGVKDVDLIAAFCEAARSV, encoded by the coding sequence GTGCCAACCCAGATCAAGATTTGCGGGCTATCGACCACCGAGACCGTGGAAGCCGCGATTGCGGCCGGGGCCACGCATATCGGGCTGAACCTGTATGAGCCGAGCCCGCGCTACGTCCCGATCGAGCGTGCCGCCGAACTGCGCGAGCTGGCGCGGGGACGCATCATCACCGTGCTGCTGCTCGCCAATGCCGACCCGGAATACACCGCCCGCGCCATCGCCGGGGTGAAGCCCGACGTGGTCCAGTTTCACGGTGGGGAAACGCCCGAGTGGGTGGGCCTGGTGCGCGAAAAGGCCGGGGTCGAAGTGTGGAAGGCGCTGGGCATGAAAGACGCCGGAACGCTTGAACGCAGCGCGAAATTCATCGGCAAGGTTGACCGCCTGCTGTTCGATGCGCCGGCCAAGGCCATGCCCGGCGGCACCGGCGAAACCTTCATGTGGGAGCTGCTGCAGGGCCATGTCCACCGGGTCGACTGGGCGCTGGCCGGTGGCCTGACGCCCGACAACGTGGCCGAGGCGATCCGCCAGACCGGCGCGCCGCTGGTCGACACCGCATCGGGCGTCGAGACCGCGCCCGGTGTTAAGGATGTGGACTTGATCGCTGCGTTCTGCGAAGCGGCCCGATCAGTATGA
- a CDS encoding bleomycin resistance protein — protein sequence MADHATPNLPSRSFDITEAYYRALGFQTRWRSQGWMTLERGGTTLEFFPYPDLEPGSSSFGCCLRLDDLVGFYKVCKEAGIPETSTGWPRINPPKLEASGMTIAYMVDPDGTLLRLVQNPS from the coding sequence ATGGCCGACCACGCCACGCCCAACCTGCCTTCGCGCAGCTTTGATATTACCGAGGCATATTACCGCGCCTTAGGTTTCCAGACCAGGTGGCGCAGTCAGGGCTGGATGACCCTGGAACGCGGCGGGACCACGCTGGAATTCTTCCCCTATCCTGACCTCGAACCGGGCAGCAGTTCCTTTGGATGCTGCTTGAGGCTGGACGACCTCGTGGGCTTCTATAAAGTCTGCAAAGAAGCAGGCATCCCCGAGACGAGCACCGGTTGGCCGCGCATCAATCCACCCAAACTGGAAGCGAGCGGGATGACCATTGCCTATATGGTCGATCCCGACGGTACCTTGTTAAGGCTGGTCCAGAACCCCAGCTGA